The following are encoded together in the Nocardioides thalensis genome:
- the ybaK gene encoding Cys-tRNA(Pro) deacylase, translating into MGTPATLALKRLGVAHQLHEYAHDPRAASYGLEAAEAIGVEADRVFKTLMADVDGELCVGIVPVSCTLDLKALAAAVGGKKAQMADKERAQRATGYVLGGISPLGQKRAHRTVLDETAELWDTVLVSGGRRGLDVELAPSDLIALTSAAVADIAVAG; encoded by the coding sequence GTGGGGACTCCGGCGACGCTGGCGCTGAAGAGGCTCGGCGTCGCCCACCAGCTGCACGAGTACGCCCACGACCCGCGTGCGGCCTCCTACGGGCTGGAGGCCGCCGAAGCGATCGGGGTCGAGGCCGACCGGGTGTTCAAGACGCTCATGGCCGACGTCGACGGCGAGCTCTGCGTCGGCATCGTGCCGGTCAGCTGCACGCTCGACCTGAAGGCGCTGGCCGCCGCCGTGGGTGGCAAGAAGGCCCAGATGGCCGACAAGGAACGGGCCCAGCGAGCGACGGGCTACGTCCTCGGGGGCATCTCGCCGCTCGGCCAGAAGCGGGCGCACCGCACCGTGCTCGACGAGACCGCCGAGCTGTGGGACACGGTGCTCGTCTCCGGTGGCAGGCGGGGCCTCGACGTGGAGCTTGCTCCCTCCGACCTGATCGCCCTCACGTCGGCCGCGGTCGCCGACATCGCCGTCGCGGGTTAG